Below is a window of Gossypium hirsutum isolate 1008001.06 chromosome A12, Gossypium_hirsutum_v2.1, whole genome shotgun sequence DNA.
ATATTCTCCAATGTCCTATGGTGGATCTTTTGCCTTAGAGGGAAGCAATAGACACATGGCGCATTCAAGGTACTGTCTGGTTGCCAGCAAGCAAATGGTAGGGATATTTCTAACGGTATGGGTGAAGAGTGATCTTAGAGACTATGTTCGCAACTTGAAAGTGTCCTGTGTTGGTAGAGGATTGATGGGTTATCTTGGAAACAAGGTACACCTTTGCTTGTTAAAAACTTTTTGATTTGAGAGATTTTGTTAAACTAAGAATAAGGAAGCATGCTCATTTCTTTGGTTTTGCAGGGTTCTATATCTATTAGCATGTTTTTGCATCGAACCAGCTTTTGCTTCGTCTGTAGTCATTTAACCTCAGGGCAAAAGGAGGGTGATGAGCTGCGAAGAAACTCTGATGTTATGGAGATCCTCAGAAAGACAAGGTTTCCCAGGGTTCATGGAATGGGATATGATAATTCTCCCCAAACGATTCTAGAGCACGAGTAAGCCTTTATATGTTAAATTTCGACCATATTAATGCTTGTCAAATTAATGTCATAACTTCGGTATAAACTTTATGTTTTGAATATCTTGGCACAGTCGTATTATATGGCTTGGGGATTTGAATTATCGGATCGCTTTGTCCTACCGTTGTGCAAAGGCTCTAGTTGAGATGCGCAATTGGAAATCACTATTAGAGAATGACCAGGCATGTCCTTATCCTTTTTATTTGATCCTATATATTCATGTTTCATTTTTTATGGAGCTTTGCGCTGTTCTTATTTCCTATGAGAATTCAATTGCTGAATCTAAAAAACTGTTGTATTCCAGCTTCGAATAGAGCAGAGGCGTGGCCGTGTATTCGAGGGATGGAATGAAGGCAAAATACATTTCCCTCCTACATACAAGTTCTCGAATAATTCAGACAGATATGCCGGGGAGGATAGGCGTCCAAAGAAGAAGCGAAGAACTCCTGCATGGTAATCAGAATCATGTAATTTATGTTCaatattctaaaataatataCGTAATATAGGAAATTGTGACATGATTTTGCTTTCATAATGAACTATTTGatcttataataatcataaaacgaGCAAGTAATCAACCTGATATCTGTGAAGGTGTGATCGTATACTGTGGTATGGAAGAGGCCTCTATCAGATATCTTACGTTCGTGGAGAGTCCAAGTTCTCGGACCATAGGCCCGTTTATAGTGCATTTTCAGCAGAGGTCGAGTCTACTAGCCATAATCGAATCAGGAAAAGCATGAGTTGTTCCAGTGCCAGGGTTGAGGTTGAAGAGCTGTTGCCAGTGTCACATGGATATACAGAACTCAGTTTCTTTTGAGAGTTTTTTGACAGTCCTCATTCCATGCTACACTTCCCGGAAGACTTGACTCAGTA
It encodes the following:
- the LOC107931531 gene encoding type IV inositol polyphosphate 5-phosphatase 7 isoform X2, coding for MCIIITTWNVAGKSPPSYLNLEDWLPTSPPADIYVLGFQEIVPLNAGNVLGTEDNEPARKWLALIRKTLNSLPGTSGGFHTPSPIPDPLVELDADFEGSTRQEASSFFHRRSFQSLSRSMRMDNDMAMPQPRLDCRFSVCDRVIFGHRPSDYDPNFRWGSSDDENGPGDSPSNAQYTEYSPMSYGGSFALEGSNRHMAHSRYCLVASKQMVGIFLTVWVKSDLRDYVRNLKVSCVGRGLMGYLGNKGSISISMFLHRTSFCFVCSHLTSGQKEGDELRRNSDVMEILRKTRFPRVHGMGYDNSPQTILEHDRIIWLGDLNYRIALSYRCAKALVEMRNWKSLLENDQLRIEQRRGRVFEGWNEGKIHFPPTYKFSNNSDRYAGEDRRPKKKRRTPAWCDRILWYGRGLYQISYVRGESKFSDHRPVYSAFSAEVESTSHNRIRKSMSCSSARVEVEELLPVSHGYTELSFF
- the LOC107931531 gene encoding type I inositol polyphosphate 5-phosphatase 4 isoform X1, whose product is MRDGNSKKSKLSWPKTLVKKWFNIKNKAEDFHADEVDYGGVDEDWGHNFSDREACTIKKSKTERLSKRYSDRVRRSKIDPDVSQFTDVHNYKIFVATWNVAGKSPPSYLNLEDWLPTSPPADIYVLGFQEIVPLNAGNVLGTEDNEPARKWLALIRKTLNSLPGTSGGFHTPSPIPDPLVELDADFEGSTRQEASSFFHRRSFQSLSRSMRMDNDMAMPQPRLDCRFSVCDRVIFGHRPSDYDPNFRWGSSDDENGPGDSPSNAQYTEYSPMSYGGSFALEGSNRHMAHSRYCLVASKQMVGIFLTVWVKSDLRDYVRNLKVSCVGRGLMGYLGNKGSISISMFLHRTSFCFVCSHLTSGQKEGDELRRNSDVMEILRKTRFPRVHGMGYDNSPQTILEHDRIIWLGDLNYRIALSYRCAKALVEMRNWKSLLENDQLRIEQRRGRVFEGWNEGKIHFPPTYKFSNNSDRYAGEDRRPKKKRRTPAWCDRILWYGRGLYQISYVRGESKFSDHRPVYSAFSAEVESTSHNRIRKSMSCSSARVEVEELLPVSHGYTELSFF